A DNA window from Mastomys coucha isolate ucsf_1 unplaced genomic scaffold, UCSF_Mcou_1 pScaffold21, whole genome shotgun sequence contains the following coding sequences:
- the LOC116100728 gene encoding olfactory receptor 51B6 produces MGIFLSAMPTMWLNISSSPFLLTGFPGLEKSHHLISLPLLMAYISILLGNGTLLFLIKDDHNLHEPMYYFLGMLAATDLGVTLTTMPTVLGVLWLNHREIGHGACFSQAYFIHTLSIVESGVLLAMAYDRFIAIRNPLRYTTILTDTRVIKIGIGVVMRAALSIMPIIIRLHWFPYCRSHVLSHAFCLHQDVIKLACTDITFNRLYPVVVVFAMVLLDFLIIFFSYVLILKTVMGIASTDERAKALNTCVSHICCILVFYVTVVGLTFIHRFGKNVPHVVHITMSYIYFLFPPFMNPVIYSIKTKQIQSGLLRLFSLTCSKT; encoded by the coding sequence ATGGGAATATTTCTGTCTGCAATGCCCACAATGTGGCTCAACATTTCCTCTTCTCCATTCCTGCTCACCGGCTTCCCAGGTCTGGAGAAATCCCATCACCTGATTTCCCTCCCATTATTGATGGCCTATATCTCCATATTACTTGGCAATGGCACCCTACTTTTCCTCATTAAGGATGACCATAACCTCCATGAGCCTATGTATTATTTCTTAGGTATGTTGGCAGCTACGGATCTTGGAGTAACATTGACCACCATGCCCACAGTGCTGGGGGTACTATGGTTAAATCACAGGGAAATTGGCCATGGAGCCTGCTTCTCTCAGGCCTACTTTATCCACACTCTTTCTATTGTAGAGTCAGGGGTCTTGCTTGCCATGGCCTATGACCGTTTCATTGCCATTCGCAACCCATTAAGGTATACCACCATCCTTACTGATACTAGGGTAATAAAGATTGGCATAGGTGTAGTGATGAGGGCTGCTCTGTCAATCATGCCAATAATCATTCGCCTGCATTGGTTTCCTTATTGTCGATCCCATGTACTCTCCCATGCTTTCTGTCTACACCAAGATGTCATCAAGCTAGCCTGCACTGACATCACATTCAATCGCCTCTATCCAGTTGTGGTTGTATTTGCAATGGTCCTGCTAGATTTCCTGATCATCTTCTTCTCCTATGTTTTAATTCTCAAGACTGTCATGGGCATTGCTTCTACAGATGAGCGGGCTAAGGCCCTCAACACATGTGTCTCCCATATCTGTTGCATCTTGGTCTTCTATGTCACTGTGGTTGGTCTGACATTTATTCACAGGTTTGGAAAGAATGTTCCGCATGTAGTCCACATCACAATGAGCTACATCTACTTCCTTTTCCCCCCTTTTATGAACCCTGTCATTTATAGCATTAAGACCAAACAGATTCAGAGTGGTTTGCTTCGCTTATTCTCCCTGACTTGTTCTAAAACATGA
- the LOC116100731 gene encoding olfactory receptor 51L1-like gives MKVSVPPSANFSYTIFLLTGFPGLEWAHHWISLPIFMGYFVAIMGNATILHLVRTEPSLHQPMYYFLAILAVTDLGLCMSTLPSVLGVLWFDARMVGLVPCVLQQHFLHSFFFMESAVLFAMALDRLIAIRFPLRYASVLTGPRVALIGVVLGVRSAAITAAPSLHLLTFDYCHPGALSHAYCLHQDMIRLACSDTRFNRLYGLCIIMLAMGSDVLFILLSYAVILHTVLAIASAGERLKALNTCVSHILAMLCFYVPVLGLSIVHRFGQHTSPLVHILMGTVSVLFPPVMNPVIYSIKTQQIRRAVVKVISLGKIQ, from the coding sequence ATGAAGGTGTCTGTCCCACCAAGCGCCAACTTCAGCTACACTATATTTCTGCTGACCGGCTTCCCAGGTCTGGAATGGGCTCATCATTGGATTTCATTGCCCATATTTATGGGGTACTTTGTAGCCATCATGGGTAATGCCACTATCTTGCATCTGGTTCgaactgagccttctctccaccaGCCCATGTACTACTTCTTGGCCATCTTGGCCGTGACCGACTTGGGCCTGTGCATGTCAACACTGCCTTCTGTGCTGGGGGTGTTATGGTTTGATGCCCGGATGGTGGGCCTGGTACCCTGTGTGCTGCAGCAACACTTCCTccactctttcttcttcatggAATCAGCAGTGCTGTTTGCTATGGCTCTGGACCGTCTGATAGCAATCCGGTTCCCACTGCGCTATGCGTCTGTGCTCACTGGGCCGCGTGTGGCATTGATAGGTGTGGTGCTGGGTGTGCGGAGTGCAGCTATTACAGCCGCACCCTCACTGCACCTATTGACTTTTGACTATTGCCACCCTGGTGCTCTCTCCCATGCCTATTGTCTTCATCAGGACATGATCCGCCTGGCCTGCTCTGACACACGCTTCAACAGACTCTATGGACTGTGCATCATCATGCTGGCCATGGGTTCAGATGTGCTTTTCATCCTGCTCTCCTATGCTGTCATCCTCCACACTGTGCTGGCCATTGCCTCTGCAGGGGAGAGGCTCAAGGCCCTCAACACGTGTGTCTCCCACATTCTGGCCATGCTCTGTTTTTATGTTCCTGTTCTGGGTCTGTCTATTGTGCACAGATTTGGACAGCACACCTCACCCCTGGTGCACATCCTAATGGGCACAGTGTCTGTGCTTTTTCCACCCGTGATGAACCCTGTTATCTATAGCATCAAGACCCAACAGATCCGCAGGGCCGTTGTCAAGGTGATTTCACTAGGTAAGATTCAGTAA
- the LOC116100729 gene encoding olfactory receptor 51M1-like has translation MVLSNITHFSPMFYLSGFPGLEAFEHWIFIPFFLMYLVAISGNCLILMIIKTSPRLHTPMYYLLSLLALTDLGLSVSTLPTMVGIFWFNYHSIYFGACQIQMFCIHSFSFMESAVLLVMSFDRFVAICHPLRYSAIITVERVMRTGLCVILRGPVALIPIVLLLKDFPYCGPLVLSHSFCLHQEVIHLACVDTTFNNLYGLSLVVFTVMLDLVLIALSYGFILYTVAGLASQEEQIRAFQTCTSHLCAVLVFFVPMTGLSLVHRFGKHAPPAVHLLMANVYLFVPPMLNPVIYSIKTKEIRRVIIRFLAFRKVNSESWG, from the coding sequence ATGGTCCTGTCCAACATTACTCATTTTAGCCCCATGTTCTACCTCAGTGGCTTTCCTGGTTTGGAAGCCTTTGAACACTGGATTTTCATCCCCTTTTTCTTGATGTACCTGGTGGCCATCTCAGGCAATTGTCTCATTCTGATGATTATAAAGACCAGCCCTCGtctgcacacacccatgtactatCTGCTCTCCTTGCTGGCACTCACTGACCTGGGGCTGTCAGTGTCTACCTTGCCCACCATGGTGGGTATTTTTTGGTTCAATTACCATAGCATTTATTTTGGAGCCTGCCAAATCCAGATGTTCTGCATTCACTCTTTTTCCTTCATGGAGTCCGCAGTGCTCCTTGTCATGTCTTTCGATCGTTTTGTGGCCATCTGCCACCCACTGAGGTACTCAGCCATTATCACCGTTGAGAGGGTAATGAGGACAGGCCTATGTGTCATCCTCAGGGGACCTGTAGCCCTTATCCCAATTGTGCTCCTCCTGAAGGATTTTCCCTACTGTGGACCTCTTGTCCTCTCCCACTCATTTTGTCTACACCAGGAAGTGATACACCTGGCATGTGTGGACACCACCTTCAACAACCTATATGGACTGTCACTAGTGGTGTTCACCGTGATGCTGGACCTCGTGCTCATTGCACTGTCCTATGGATTCATCCTATACACGGTGGCTGGTCTGGCCTCCCAAGAGGAGCAGATCCGAGCCTTCCAAACATGTACTTCACATCTCTGTGCTGTGCTTGTGTTCTTTGTGCCCATGACGGGGCTGTCCCTGGTACACCGCTTTGGGAAACATGCTCCACCTGCTGTGCATCTTCTCATGGCCAATGTCTACCTCTTTGTACCACCCATGCTTAACCCAGTCATATATAGtattaaaacaaaggaaatccGAAGAGTAATCATCAGGTTCCTAGCCTTTAGGAAGGTCAATTCTGAGTCCTGGGGATAA
- the LOC116100732 gene encoding olfactory receptor 51I2-like encodes MFNSSQFTPKYFLLTGFPGLEAWYPWLIFPFCFTYIIGTVGNTLILAVIRKNTSLHQPMFLFLAMLAFSELGVSASTLPTVLSIFLLGANKICFEACLLQMFSIHSFSIMESGVLLAMSVDRFVAIYNPLRYTAILTLPRIAGTSATLGLKSLLLMFPLPFLLKRLPFCGHNVLSHSYCLHSDLIQLPCGDTRPNSILGLCIVTSTFGLDSLLIVISYVLILYTVLHITSGEGRRKALNTCVSHMCAVLVYYVPMISVALVHRFMKHAVPAVRLLLANIYLLVPPMLNPIIYSAKNRQIRQGLIQLFLQRKY; translated from the coding sequence ATGTTCAACAGCAGTCAATTCACCCCAAAATATTTTCTGCTGACTGGTTTCCCTGGTCTGGAAGCATGGTACCCCTGGCTGATCTTCCCATTCTGTTTCACGTATATTATAGGCACTGTGGGCAACACACTCATTCTGGCTGTGATCAGGAAAAACACTTCTCTGCACCAGCCGATGTTCTTGTTCCTGGCTATGCTGGCCTTCTCTGAGCTTGGTGTCTCTGCTTCGACCCTGCCCACTGTGCTCAGCATCTTTCTGCTTGGTGCCAACAAAATCTGCTTTGAAGCCTGCCTTTTGCAGATGTTCTCCATACACTCAttttccatcatggagtcaggaGTTCTTCTAGCCATGTCTGTGGATCGTTTTGTCGCCATCTACAACCCACTCCGCTACACCGCCATCCTGACTCTGCCCCGCATTGCTGGTACCAGTGCTACACTTGGACTGAAGAGTCTGTTGCTCATGTTCCCCCTGCCTTTTCTTCTAAAGCGTCTGCCTTTCTGTGGCCACAACGTGCTCTCCCATTCCTATTGTCTTCACTCAGATCTAATCCAGCTGCCCTGTGGGGACACTCGTCCCAATAGCATTCTGGGGCTTTGCATTGTGACTTCCACTTTTGGGCTGGACTCACTGCTCATTGTTATCTCTTATGTGCTGATCCTGTACACGGTACTACACATTACCTCTGGGGAGGGGCGGAGAAAAGCTCTCAATACCTGTGTGTCACATATGTGTGCAGTTCTTGTGTACTATGTGCCTATGATCAGCGTGGCTCTGGTGCATCGCTTCATGAAGCATGCTGTACCTGCTGTCCGCCTGCTCCTGGCTAACATCTATCTTCTGGTACCACCAATGCTTAATCCAATCATTTACAGTGCTAAGAACAGGCAGATTCGCCAGGGGTTAATACAActctttcttcaaagaaaatattaa